From Solea solea chromosome 20, fSolSol10.1, whole genome shotgun sequence, one genomic window encodes:
- the LOC131447163 gene encoding uncharacterized protein LOC131447163, with protein sequence MKPFLSVFHAKAHDFKCEVKWSGAYQEGAGLTLGEEVEQCNAFLSRIAVTTKHMSKAGRTDMLTLLAMRWNQQKLDNLATSLSHRYHKTIKSLQSKQQNVESMKAQLAVTESHLEDWVSDVKEWAEATTNTSTNDVDALASRIEVLVTSIKRRSQRLYKDTDGNKGRARIRRKIREEKGILTSVVEKYNKIVPSTESLCMETIVSGETAWPWQLPHSGMYTTTLNKSD encoded by the exons ATGAAGCCGTTCCTGTCTGTATTTCATGCCAAAGCTCATGATTTCAAATGCGAG GTCAAATGGAGTGGGGCATATCAGGAAGGGGCTGGCCTAACACTAGGCGAGGAGGTTGAGCAGTGCAATGCCTTCCTCTCTAGGATTGCAGTGACCACAAAGCACATGTCAAAAGCTG gaCGCACAGACATGCTGACTCTCTTGGCCATGCGCTGGAATCAGCAAAAGTTGGACAATTTGGCCACCTCACTGTCTCACAGATATCACAAG ACCATAAAATCTCTACAAAGCAAGCAACAGAATGTTGAGTCCATGAAAGCTCAGTTGGCAGTGACAGAGAGCCATTTGGAAGACTGGGTCAGTGATGTCAAAGAGTGGGCAGAAG caacaacaaacacaagcacaaatgaTGTGGATGCCTTGGCCAGTAGAATCGAGGTGCTGGTGACCAGTATAAAGAGACGCTCACAGCGTCTTTATAAAGATACTGACGGCAACAAAGGTCGTGCCAGGATCCGCCGCAAAATCAGGGAGGAGAAGGGGATCCTGACCTCTGTTGTggagaaatacaacaaaatagttCCAAGCACAGAAAGTCTTTGCATGGAAACCATTGTGTCTGGCGAGACAGCTTGGCCATGGCAGCTACCACACAGTGGTATGTACACTACTACTTTGAACAAATCGGACtga